The Carassius gibelio isolate Cgi1373 ecotype wild population from Czech Republic chromosome B22, carGib1.2-hapl.c, whole genome shotgun sequence genome window below encodes:
- the LOC127987941 gene encoding ligand-dependent corepressor-like isoform X2 produces MASLCRRQQCTIERRGFRQELDSWRHKLIHCVGFESILEGLFGPGLVKDLTLFQDCEPEGVSDWSFNENCLFCCLRREKVKENLVGLNSQVVSEADSFKEEQSNINKLEKQAEDFLNVVFYRKDLPRFTDPHIPLVAREIMQRMIRQFAAEYTSKTSSTQDVPRPQTQPNGTKDQSLPKAPSLEPDAPSPGTGAAASAQNPVLSKLLMADQDSPLDLTVRKPETQPTEQDGVLDLSTKKNHSHGSVSMKSSHGFSIMPTVKGRSQRADHNYRDVDDEDGLPPRSLHDVIRENCIGSGPLKPPLARSLLIKEELLNQKHRLLGQPLSLASLESTGLLNSQAPSLLSRDGIWGKSHLDSLLKLKQVSSDLNDLPLFQENQGVFTKGTKSHDTGSIMVKKEPGHSPPVDLKIPQVRGMDLSWDSHGNASDLYGYSPIALGNVHSENALSRKLRAILPKQSRRAALGGLLDGGAVGEYWGADLEQPTLGPQYPTSDPEADPTGSKQPRKKRGRYRQYNTEILEEAIAVVMGGKMSVSKAQNIYGIPHSTLEYKVKERMGTLKNPPKKKLKLMMRAEGQDSGITAETESMSTPTTTPIATQVDVLQGTGDKAE; encoded by the exons GGTTCGAAAGCATTTTGGAGGGGCTGTTTGGACCAGGACTCGTAAAAGATCTTACCCTCTTTCAAG ATTGTGAGCCGGAGGGTGTGTCAGATTGGTCGTTTAATGAGAATTGTCTCTTTTGCTGCTTGAGAcgtgaaaaagtgaaa GAAAATTTGGTTGGTTTGAACAGCCAAGTTGTATCAGAAGCGGACAGCTTCAAAGAGGAGCAGTCCAACATTAACAAACTTGAGAAGCAAGCAGAGGATTTCCTCAATGTTGTCTTCTATAGAAAGG ACCTCCCCAGATTTACAGACCCCCACATTCCTCTAGTGGCTCGTGAGATCATGCAGCGGATGATCCGACAGTTTGCTGCCGAATATACCTCAAAAACCAGCTCAACTCAGGACGTACCCCGACCCCAGACCCAGCCCAACGGCACCAAGGACCAAAGCCTGCCGAAAGCGCCCTCGCTGGAGCCGGACGCCCCCTCCCCTGGCACCGGCGCCGCTGCCTCCGCACAGAACCCCGTCCTCAGCAAGCTTCTCATGGCAGACCAGGACTCCCCGCTGGACCTCACCGTCAGGAAACCAGAGACCCAACCCACAGAACAAG atgGAGTCCTTGACCTCTCAACTAAGAAGAACCATAGTCATGGTAGTGTCTCAATGAAAAGCTCTCATGGTTTTTCAATCATGCCCACAGTTAaggg GCGTTCCCAGAGAGCTGATCACAACTATCGAGATGTTGATGATGAGGATGGCTTGCCACCGAGAAGCTTGCATGATGTAATAAGGGAGAACTGTATTGGTTCTGGGCCCCTCAAGCCACCCTTGGCCCGCTCGCTCCTCATAAAAGAGGAACTCCTGAACCAGAAACATCGCCTCCTTGGCCAACCTCTTTCTTTGGCTAGCCTTGAGTCCACGGGTCTCCTCAATAGTCAAGCCCCGTCCCTTCTTTCCCGCGATGGGATATGGGGGAAATCCCATCTAGACAGCCTCCTGAAGCTCAAACAAGTTAGCAGCGACCTAAATGACCTGCCTCTTTTCCAGGAGAACCAAGGCGTGTTTACCAAGGGTACAAAGTCCCATGACACCGGTTCCATCATGGTAAAGAAAGAACCTGGGCATTCCCCTCCAGTGGACTTGAAGATCCCGCAAGTCAGAGGCATGGATCTGTCTTGGGACTCCCATGGGAATGCATCGGATCTCTACGGTTACAGCCCTATAGCTTTGGGCAACGTACACTCAGAAAACGCGCTCAGTAGGAAGCTTAGGGCCATCTTACCAAAACAGAGTCGCAGAGCTGCTTTGGGAGGCCTTCTCGATGGGGGAGCCGTAGGCGAGTACTGGGGTGCAGACCTTGAACAGCCAACTTTGGGACCTCAGTACCCGACATCAGATCCAGAGGCAGACCCGACTGGCTCCAAGCAACCCCGAAAGAAAAGGGGGCGGTATCGGCAGTACAACACTGAGATTCTAGAAGAAGCCATTGCTGTGGTGATGGGTGGGAAGATGAGCGTTTCGAAGGCGCAGAACATCTACGGTATTCCCCACAGTACCTTGGAGTACAAGGTGAAAGAGAGGATGGGCACCCTGAAGAACCCACCAAAGAAAAAGCTTAAACTGATGATGAGGGCAGAGGGGCAAGACTCTGGGATAACTGCTGAAACTGAATCCATGTCGACGCCCACCACCACACCCATCGCAACGCAAGTGGATGTCTTGCAGGGGACAGGAGACAAAGCCGAGTAG
- the LOC127987941 gene encoding ligand-dependent corepressor-like isoform X1, whose amino-acid sequence MASLCRRQQCTIERRGFRQELDSWRHKLIHCVGFESILEGLFGPGLVKDLTLFQDCEPEGVSDWSFNENCLFCCLRREKVKENLVGLNSQVVSEADSFKEEQSNINKLEKQAEDFLNVVFYRKADLPRFTDPHIPLVAREIMQRMIRQFAAEYTSKTSSTQDVPRPQTQPNGTKDQSLPKAPSLEPDAPSPGTGAAASAQNPVLSKLLMADQDSPLDLTVRKPETQPTEQDGVLDLSTKKNHSHGSVSMKSSHGFSIMPTVKGRSQRADHNYRDVDDEDGLPPRSLHDVIRENCIGSGPLKPPLARSLLIKEELLNQKHRLLGQPLSLASLESTGLLNSQAPSLLSRDGIWGKSHLDSLLKLKQVSSDLNDLPLFQENQGVFTKGTKSHDTGSIMVKKEPGHSPPVDLKIPQVRGMDLSWDSHGNASDLYGYSPIALGNVHSENALSRKLRAILPKQSRRAALGGLLDGGAVGEYWGADLEQPTLGPQYPTSDPEADPTGSKQPRKKRGRYRQYNTEILEEAIAVVMGGKMSVSKAQNIYGIPHSTLEYKVKERMGTLKNPPKKKLKLMMRAEGQDSGITAETESMSTPTTTPIATQVDVLQGTGDKAE is encoded by the exons GGTTCGAAAGCATTTTGGAGGGGCTGTTTGGACCAGGACTCGTAAAAGATCTTACCCTCTTTCAAG ATTGTGAGCCGGAGGGTGTGTCAGATTGGTCGTTTAATGAGAATTGTCTCTTTTGCTGCTTGAGAcgtgaaaaagtgaaa GAAAATTTGGTTGGTTTGAACAGCCAAGTTGTATCAGAAGCGGACAGCTTCAAAGAGGAGCAGTCCAACATTAACAAACTTGAGAAGCAAGCAGAGGATTTCCTCAATGTTGTCTTCTATAGAAAGG CAGACCTCCCCAGATTTACAGACCCCCACATTCCTCTAGTGGCTCGTGAGATCATGCAGCGGATGATCCGACAGTTTGCTGCCGAATATACCTCAAAAACCAGCTCAACTCAGGACGTACCCCGACCCCAGACCCAGCCCAACGGCACCAAGGACCAAAGCCTGCCGAAAGCGCCCTCGCTGGAGCCGGACGCCCCCTCCCCTGGCACCGGCGCCGCTGCCTCCGCACAGAACCCCGTCCTCAGCAAGCTTCTCATGGCAGACCAGGACTCCCCGCTGGACCTCACCGTCAGGAAACCAGAGACCCAACCCACAGAACAAG atgGAGTCCTTGACCTCTCAACTAAGAAGAACCATAGTCATGGTAGTGTCTCAATGAAAAGCTCTCATGGTTTTTCAATCATGCCCACAGTTAaggg GCGTTCCCAGAGAGCTGATCACAACTATCGAGATGTTGATGATGAGGATGGCTTGCCACCGAGAAGCTTGCATGATGTAATAAGGGAGAACTGTATTGGTTCTGGGCCCCTCAAGCCACCCTTGGCCCGCTCGCTCCTCATAAAAGAGGAACTCCTGAACCAGAAACATCGCCTCCTTGGCCAACCTCTTTCTTTGGCTAGCCTTGAGTCCACGGGTCTCCTCAATAGTCAAGCCCCGTCCCTTCTTTCCCGCGATGGGATATGGGGGAAATCCCATCTAGACAGCCTCCTGAAGCTCAAACAAGTTAGCAGCGACCTAAATGACCTGCCTCTTTTCCAGGAGAACCAAGGCGTGTTTACCAAGGGTACAAAGTCCCATGACACCGGTTCCATCATGGTAAAGAAAGAACCTGGGCATTCCCCTCCAGTGGACTTGAAGATCCCGCAAGTCAGAGGCATGGATCTGTCTTGGGACTCCCATGGGAATGCATCGGATCTCTACGGTTACAGCCCTATAGCTTTGGGCAACGTACACTCAGAAAACGCGCTCAGTAGGAAGCTTAGGGCCATCTTACCAAAACAGAGTCGCAGAGCTGCTTTGGGAGGCCTTCTCGATGGGGGAGCCGTAGGCGAGTACTGGGGTGCAGACCTTGAACAGCCAACTTTGGGACCTCAGTACCCGACATCAGATCCAGAGGCAGACCCGACTGGCTCCAAGCAACCCCGAAAGAAAAGGGGGCGGTATCGGCAGTACAACACTGAGATTCTAGAAGAAGCCATTGCTGTGGTGATGGGTGGGAAGATGAGCGTTTCGAAGGCGCAGAACATCTACGGTATTCCCCACAGTACCTTGGAGTACAAGGTGAAAGAGAGGATGGGCACCCTGAAGAACCCACCAAAGAAAAAGCTTAAACTGATGATGAGGGCAGAGGGGCAAGACTCTGGGATAACTGCTGAAACTGAATCCATGTCGACGCCCACCACCACACCCATCGCAACGCAAGTGGATGTCTTGCAGGGGACAGGAGACAAAGCCGAGTAG